From the genome of Streptomyces sp. NBC_01341, one region includes:
- a CDS encoding adenosine deaminase translates to MHLPKAELHLHIEGTLEPELAFALAARNGVDLPYADTEELRTAYLFDDLQSFLDLYYALMAVLRTEEDFAELADAYLTRAAAQGVRHAEIFFDPQAHTDRGVPIGTVVEGLGRALDESVEKHGISTQLIMCFLRDKSAESALETLEAAKPYLSRISAVGLDSAEVGHPPSKFREVYEAAGALGLRKVAHAGEEGPPAYIREALDVLGVERIDHGLRAMEDPDLVKRLVADRVALTLCPLSNVRLRAIDVLEEHPLPAMMAAGLLCTVNSDDPAYFGGYVGDTFHAVHEALGLDREQLRTLARNSFEAAFLDHDEERRARYLSEVEAYAFD, encoded by the coding sequence GTGCACCTCCCCAAAGCAGAGCTCCACCTCCACATCGAGGGGACCCTCGAACCCGAGCTGGCCTTCGCGCTCGCGGCACGCAACGGCGTGGACCTCCCCTACGCGGACACCGAGGAGCTGCGCACCGCCTATCTCTTCGACGACCTGCAGAGTTTCCTCGACCTCTACTACGCGCTCATGGCGGTCCTGCGCACCGAGGAGGACTTCGCCGAACTGGCCGACGCCTACCTCACCCGTGCCGCGGCGCAGGGCGTCCGGCACGCGGAGATCTTCTTCGACCCCCAGGCCCACACCGACCGGGGCGTGCCGATCGGGACCGTCGTCGAAGGGCTCGGCCGGGCGCTGGACGAGAGCGTGGAGAAGCACGGCATCTCCACGCAGCTGATCATGTGCTTCCTGCGTGACAAGTCCGCCGAGTCGGCGCTGGAGACTCTCGAGGCCGCGAAGCCGTACCTGAGCCGCATCAGCGCCGTCGGTCTCGACTCGGCCGAGGTCGGCCACCCGCCGTCCAAGTTCCGCGAGGTGTACGAGGCGGCCGGGGCTCTCGGGCTGCGCAAGGTCGCCCACGCGGGCGAGGAGGGCCCACCCGCCTACATCCGCGAGGCCCTGGACGTCCTGGGCGTCGAGCGCATCGACCACGGACTGCGCGCGATGGAGGACCCGGACCTGGTGAAGCGGCTGGTCGCCGACCGGGTGGCCCTCACGCTCTGCCCGCTGTCCAACGTACGGCTGCGCGCCATCGACGTACTGGAGGAGCACCCGCTGCCCGCCATGATGGCCGCCGGACTGCTCTGCACGGTGAACTCCGACGACCCCGCCTACTTCGGCGGTTACGTCGGAGACACCTTCCACGCCGTCCACGAGGCACTCGGCCTGGACCGTGAACAGCTGCGCACGCTGGCCCGCAACTCGTTCGAAGCGGCCTTCCTCGACCACGACGAGGAGCGCAGGGCGCGCTACCTCTCCGAGGTCGAGGCGTACGCGTTCGACTGA